Proteins encoded within one genomic window of Vanrija pseudolonga chromosome 3, complete sequence:
- the PSF3 gene encoding DNA replication complex GINS protein PSF3 has protein sequence MDNDYYSLTAVLADNHKLACTFSQDVPGMGHMDGSTEPDLRAGAKAELPMWLASSLCLNELTEFVVPPPFGARVKAALNASAPSVRLSSLVGQGGWWYRFGAGVAEIWDRGDDLLGTLLRAFIKRLPALQDLAAHHASSDVSVPESGPGTGEAFREGMDADERELFHIGQTSGSMVKSWYDTVWGRRR, from the exons ATGGACAACGACTACTACTCGTTGACCGCGGTGCTGGCGGACAACCAT AAACTCGCGTGCACTTTCAGCCAAGATGTGCCCGGAATGGGGCACATGGACGGCTCGACCGAGCCCGacctgcgcgcgggcgcgaaggccgagctgcccaTGTGGCTGGCGAGCTCGCTGTGCTTGAA cGAACTCACAGAATTCGTCGTCCCCCCGCCGTTCGGGGCACgcgtcaaggccgccctgaacgccagcgcgccgtccgTGCGGCTGTCGAGTTTGGTCGGGCAAGGCGGGTGGTGGTACCGCTttggcgcgggcgtcgcggagAT ATGGGACCGGGGAGATGATTTGCTGGGGACGTTGCTAAGG GCATTCATCAAGCGCCTGCCCGCACTACAGGATCTTGCGGCGCACCATGCTTCGTCGGATGTGTCTGTGCCGGAGAGTGGGCCGGGGACGGGGGAGGCGTTCCGCGAGGGCATGGACGCGGACGAGAGAGAAT TGTTTCATATCGGCCAGACATCCGGCAGTATGGTCAAGAGCTGGTACGATACCGTgtggggccggcggcggtag
- the vps29 gene encoding Vacuolar protein sorting-associated protein 29, whose protein sequence is MVLILVIGDLHIPTLTHDLPAKFKKLLVPGKIGQIICTGNVCDKETYDYLRTIAPEVHVVRGEFDDNSHFPLSLTVPHQSLRIGAVHGQQIVPAGDTEMLAALARQMDVDVLVSGGTHRFEAFEFDGRFFVNPGSATGAWSGLNGDATPSFALLDVQGPVIVTYVYQLVDGEVKVDKVEYRKPDPPRESHTQPQAEVSAW, encoded by the exons ATggtcctcatcctcgtcattGGCGACCTGCATATCCCAACACTGACGCATGACCTGCCGGCAAAGTTCAAGAAGCTGCTG GTCCCAGGCAAGATTGGCCAGATCATCTGCACCGGTAACGTGTGCGACAAGGAGACGTACGACTACCTCCGTACCATTGCGCCGGAGGTGCATGTGGTCCGCGGCGAGTTTGACGAt AACTCGCACTTCCCCCTCTCCCTCACGGTCCCGCACCAGTCTCTAAGGATAGGCGCCGTCCACGGACAGCAGatcgtgccggccggcgacaCGGAgatgctcgcggcgctcgcgcggcaaATGGACGTCGACGTGCTGGTCAGCGGTGGTACTCATCG CTTCGAGGCATTCGAGTTCGACGGCCGCTTCTTCGTCAACCCTGGCTCTGCGACCGGCGCCTGGAGTGGGTTGAATGG cgACGCAACCCCTTCCtttgccctcctcgacgtgcaGGGCCCTGTGATCGTCACCTACGTCTACCagcttgtcgacggcgag gtcaaggtcgacaaggtcgagtaCCGCAAGCCCGACCCACCGCGCGAGTCGCACACGCAGCCGCAGGCCGAGGTGTCGGCGTGGTAG
- the YLL056C_1 gene encoding putative protein yields the protein MDATAPRRQEPQRGHWRREKCTSLPLPTGQAKREIQRPRPVHSTQLTLLLYHISSEHNNNNNNNNSTMKVLVLGATGFIGLPVALTLSRAGHVVYGTTRDAKAARKLLAQNEIHPLLVTLATERGDSVWGKIASEVDVVIDTIRSFDAEGPLKSFRLVEALATRGGPAQKITYIYTGSVAEDAPWRWDVEKEILASDKVNGIVIRPGVLYGRSGATLEPFLLAPAYDAGKAGTEFETIGYPETRLSLIHQDDLAELFLRVAERGPLLKGQAFTAANAQSERWVDILDAVQRVSGAKGYRLRAPSPDMPVEQTWATAANLRPSLALSLTGWVPRKPGLVDGIESYWVAFVAHYEGRKTIAAWELPGVTRPRT from the exons ATggacgccacggcgccgaggcgtcaAGAGCCGCAGAGGGGACACTGGCGTCGTGAGAAATGCACGTCTCTTCCCCTCCCCACTGGCCAAGCAAAGAGAGAGATCCAACGCCCACGCCCCGTGCACTCGACACAGTTGACATTACTTCTTTATCATATCAGCTCAGAGcataacaacaacaacaacaacaacaacagcaccATGaaggtcctcgtcctcggcgccacgg GCTTTATCGGCCTCCCGGTCGCCCTCACCctctcgcgcgccggccacgTCGTGTACGGCACCACGCGTGACGCCAAGGCTGCGcgcaagctgctcgcgcagaaCGAGATCCACCCCCTGCTGGTCACGCTCGCGACCGAGCGCGGCGATAGCGTGTGGGGCAAGATTGCGTCCGAGGTGGACGTTG TCATCGACACGATCCGCTCGTTCGACGCTGAAGGCCCGCTCAAGTCGttccgcctcgtcgaggccctcgcgACCCGCGGCGGGCCCGCACAGAAGATCACGTACATCTACACGGGCAGcgtggccgaggacgcgccgtggcggtggGATGTGGAGAAGGAGATTTTGGCCA GCGACAAGGTCAACGGCATCGTCATCCGCCCCGGTGTCCTCTacggccgcagcggcgcgacccTCGAGCCgttcctcctcgcgccggcctACGACGCGGGCAAGGCAGGCACCGAGTTCGAGACGATTGGGTACCCCGAGACGCGGCTGTCCTTGATCCACCAGGATGATCTGGCCGAGCTGTTCCTGCGCGTTGCTGAGCGG GGCCCCCTCCTCAAGGGCCAGGCATTCACAGCCGCCAACGCCCAGTCTGAGCGCTGGgtcgacatcctcgacgccgtgcagCGCGTGTCGGGCGCAAAGGGATACCGCCTGcgtgcgccgtcgccagATATGC CTGTCGAGCAGACTTGGGCGACCGCCGCCAACCTCCGACCcagcctcgccctctccctcaCCGGCTGGGTGCCGCGCAAGCCCGGACTCGTGGACGGCATCGAGTCGTACTGGGTCGCCTTTGTGGCGCACTACGAGGGCCGCAAGACGATTGCCGCGTGGGAGCTGCCTGGCGTGACCCGCCCAAGGACGTAG